From Brassica oleracea var. oleracea cultivar TO1000 chromosome C3, BOL, whole genome shotgun sequence, a single genomic window includes:
- the LOC106328917 gene encoding uncharacterized protein LOC106328917 has protein sequence MGTPYNFRSWLDQPHMDPNTNLLTEEYARGIQEFMGVVQSQPEARTSKYLLCPCSTCKNNIRVKKMEVWSHLYLKGFTRGYKIWYLHGERFEYGSSSEPQTADRLDEPTTDVDFGIGTVQMVYDAYGENLPSGEEEGDRQEQPNVENFPCEEEGEREQPNLEARRFFEMLDAAKQPLYQGCKDGHSPLSSASRLMALKTDYNLAEECVDAIADFVKDVLPEDNLAPGSYYEVQKLVAGLGLPYQVIDVCIDNCMIYWRADENRERCKFCRKPRYQDTTGRVPVPYKRMWYLPLTERLKRLYQSERTAEPMRWHAEHLTNGEITHPSDAEAWKHFQSTYPEFASEVRNVYLALCTDGFSPFGKHGRQYSLWPVILTPYNLPPHLCMRREFLFLSILVPGPDHPKRSLDVFLQPLIYELQLLWEHGVHTYDVSRKENFQMRAVLMWTISDFPAYGMLSGWTTHGRLSCPYCQDNTDAFQLKNGRKTCWFDCHRRFLPHDHPYRKSKTLFTKNKRVFDSPPEEVSGKKLKEQLRDFGADRTPDVGGNGHEPIYGVGENHNWHKKSIFWDLPYWETHLLRHCLDVMHIEKNFFDNLMNTILDVQGKTKDNLKSRLDLVDICARPELHVDEHGKGPIPIYRLDATAKEEFFDWITHSVKFPDGYASSLRNCVDKSEGKFTGLKSHDCHVMMQRLLPFAFSALLPRNVHEATAGISAFFRDLCSRSLTSDGIRNLEVKIPVILCNLEKIFPPSFFDVMEHLAIHLAREAALGGPVQYRWMYLYERFMFHLKKKVKNLSKVEGSIVAQCINEETSNFAEYYFPSEVRTKSRRPARHDDRGERATYYVYVPNMFTQIGRHSGKSTDRILTVAEHAHLHTYLLTNCEDILEYESIYLAEMRLKYPDATEEQLEQLKQNNFATWLSDYVSHCLAIGHPPKDWLREIVCGPKFVAKSYPRYCTRGYAFRVLKENTVRRTIDCGVSSSSGDDVYYGNVREILEIQYPGMIGMRCIVFNCEWYDNVVGRGVSTDAFGVTSVHSRRRLDFYDPFILASQADQVCYIRYPRIRQRNDPWIVVMSINPRSRVQGVFDPLQQQLTEEDGEIGEFDEDNSDSSCSSSDNSSDGE, from the exons ATGGGTACTCCTTATAATTTCCGTTCTTGGTTAGATCAACCTCATATGGATCCAAATACAAATTTACTTACGGAGGAATACGCACGTGGTATTCAAGAATTCATGGGGGTGGTTCAAAGTCAACCGGAAGCAAGAACAAGTAAGTATTTATTATGTCCATGTTCTACTTGTAAGAATAATATCCGTGTCAAAAAAATGGAAGTATGGAGTCATTTATATTTGAAAGGATTTACACGTGGTTATAAGATTTGGTATCTTCATGGAGAAAGATTTGAGTATGGTAGTAGTAGCGAACCTCAAACTGCCGATAGGTTAGATGAACCTACCACGGATGTAGATTTTGGGATAGGGACTGTTCAGATGGTATATGATGCATATGGAGAAAATTTACCGTCGGGTGAAGAGGAAGGAGATAGACAAGAACAACCCAATGTAGAAAATTTCCCATGTGAAGAGGAAGGAGAACGAGAACAACCCAATCTAGAAGCCAGAAGATTTTTTGAAATGTTAGATGCAGCTAAGCAGCCATTGTATCAAGGATGTAAAGATGGGCATTCACCTTTATCATCCGCAAGTCGATTGATGGCGCTAAAGACTGACTATAATTTGGCTGAAGAATGTGTGGATGCGATTGCAGATTTTGTTAAAGATGTTCTTCCTGAAGATAATCTTGCACCTGGCTCATATTATGAGGTACAAAAATTGGTCGCTGGTCTTGGCTTACCATATCAGGTGATAGATGTATGCATCGATAACTGCATGATTTACTGGAGAGCAGATGAGAACAGGGAGAGATGTAAATTCTGTCGGAAACCTCGTTATCAGGATACGACTGGAAGAGTTCCGGTGCCATACAAACGAATGTGGTATTTGCCGTTGACTGAAAGATTAAAGAGGTTATATCAGTCTGAACGAACAGCAGAACCAATGAGATGGCATGCTGAGCACTTAACAAATGGTGAGATAACACATCCTTCCGATGCAGAGGCGTGGAAGCATTTTCAATCAACATATCCAGAATTTGCATCTGAGGTAAGAAATGTGTATCTTGCATTATGCACAGATGGTTTCAGTCCATTTGGAAAGCATGGAAGACAATATTCATTGTGGCCGGTAATCTTGACACCTTACAACTTACCACCACATTTGTGTATGCGACGGGAGTTTTTGTTCCTCTCAATTCTCGTTCCCGGGCCAGATCATCCTAAGAGATCACTGGATGTGTTTCTTCAGCCATTGATATATGAGCTGCAATTATTATGGGAGCACGGTGTTCATACATACGATGTTTCGCGGAAAGAGAATTTTCAGATGCGAGCAGTACTTATGTGGACAATAAGTGATTTTCCAGCATATGGTATGTTATCTGGATGGACCACGCATGGGAGGCTATCATGTCCTTATTGCCAAGACAACACAGATGCTTTCCAACTAAAAAATGGTCGGAAAACGTGTTGGTTTGACTGTCACAGGAGATTTCTACCACACGATCATCCATATCGTAAGAGTAAGACATTGTTTACAAAGAACAAGAGGGTGTTTGACAGTCCACCTGAAGAAGTAAGTGGCAAAAAGTTGAAGGAACAATTAAGAGATTTTGGTGCAGATAGAACGCCAGACGTGGGTGGAAACGGACATGAACCGATTTATGGTGTAGGGGAAAATCATAATTGGCATAAGAAGAGTATCTTCTGGGATTTGCCCTATTGGGAGACTCATTTGTTGCGGCACTGTTTAGATGTCATGCATATTGAGAAGAACTTTTTCGACAATTTGATGAACACCATCCTTGATGTCCAAGGCAAGACGAAGGATAACTTGAAGTCAAGACTGGATTTGGTTGATATTTGTGCTCGTCCCGAACTTCATGTTGATGAGCACGGTAAAGGTCCTATTCCCATATATCGACTGGATGCAACTGCAAAAGAAGAGTTTTTTGATTGGATAACACACAGTGTTAAATTTCCAGACGGTTATGCATCAAGTTTGCGTAATTGTGTTGACAAAAGTGAAGGGAAGTTTACTGGCTTGAAGAGCCATGATTGTCATGTAATGATGCAGCGCCTCCTTCCTTTTGCGTTTTCCGCACTATTGCCACGAAATGTCCACGAAGCAACCGCAG GGATAAGTGCTTTCTTCCGTGATTTATGCTCGAGATCACTCACATCAGATGGTATCCGCAATTTGGAAGTTAAAATACCGGTGATCCTATGCAACCTCGAGAAGATATTTCCTCCATCATTTTTTGATGTTATGGAGCATCTTGCTATTCATCTTGCGAGAGAAGCGGCACTCGGTGGTCCCGTGCAGTACAGGTGGATGTATTTGTACGAACGGTTTATGTTTCATCTGAAGAAGAAGGTCAAGAATTTAAGCAAGGTGGAGGGATCAATAGTGGCTCAGTGCATCAATGAGGAAACCTCAAACTTTGCTGAATACTACTTTCCATCAGAAGTTCGAACAAAAAGTCGAAGACCTGCACGGCATGATGATAGAGGTGAAAGGGCAACTTATTATGTTTATGTGCCAAACATGTTTACACAAATTGGACGACATAGTGGAAAGTCAACGGACCGGATACTTACAGTGGCTGAGCATGCTCATTTGCACACATATTTGCTTACAAACTGCGAAGACATTCTTGAATATGAGAG TATTTACTTGGCAGAGATGCGCTTAAAGTACCCGGATGCGACAGAAGAACAACTCGAACAACTCAAGCAAAACAACTTTGCAACATGGCTTTCTGATTAT GTAAGCCATTGTTTAGCTATTGGGCACCCACCTAAAGATTGGTTACGTGAGATAGTTTGTGGTCCAAAGTTTGTTGCAAAGTCATATCCGAGATATTGCACACGAGGATATGCATTCAGAGTTCTTAAGGAAAATACTGTAAGGAGAACAATTGATTGTGGGGTTTCTTCGTCATCCGGAGACGATGTCTACTACGGTAACGTACGCGAGATTTTGGAAATTCAGTACCCGGGAATGATTGGCATGAGATGTATTGTCTTCAACTGTGAGTGGTACGACAACGTTGTTGGTCGCGGAGTAAGCACTGACGCATTCGGTGTTACATCTGTACATTCGCGACGACGACTGGATTTTTACGATCCATTCATTCTTGCTTCACAAGCTGACCAG GTTTGCTATATTCGTTATCCGCGGATTAGGCAAAGGAACGATCCTTGGATCGTTGTCATGTCAATAAATCCCAGAAGCCGAGTACAAGGAGTATTTGATCCACTACAACAACAATTAACCGAAGAGGACGGCGAGATTGGAGAGTTTGACGAAGACAATTCAGATTCATCATGTTCATCATCAGATAATTCCTCAGATGGAGAGTAG